The stretch of DNA GGCAGGGCGCCGAACTCGTCGTGCCCGCCGACGACGGGGACGGCGTGGGTGCGCCCGAGCGGGGCGCCCAGCCGGTCTCGGAGCCCCGCTCCGACCGCCCGAGCGAGGTAGCGCGGCGGGCGGGCGCGGGCGAACGCCCGCCCGTCGAGCAGCGGCGCGACGGCGACGACGGCCGCCACGGGACGGTTCGCGGCCACCCGTACCGCGTGGCCGCCGCCGAGGCCGAACCCCCAGGGGACGACCCGCCGTCGTTCGCCGCCGAGGGTGCGGACGCGGTCGACCGCCGCGTTCCAGTCCGCGACCTGTCCGGCGGGGTCGACAAGGTTGCGTGGCTCCCCGTCGCTCTCGCCGACCGCGCGGTAGTCGAAGACGAAGGCGGCGTAGCCGGCGCGCGCGAACCGCTCGGCGTAGCGCCGGTAGCCGAACGATCCCTCCGCCGCGAAATCCGCTCCCAAGACGAGCACGGGCGGGGTCGCGGGGCGGTCCGGTCGGTAGAGCCGGCCACGACACGTCCGGCCCCCGCTCTCGAAGGCGAGCGTCGTCGTCGCAACGTCGAAGCGACGTCGGGGGCGTGTCGCGGTCACCGGCATTACAGGTCTTCCTCGAGCGTCCCGAGGACGCGCGTCGAGAACTCGGTCTCGGAGATGCGGTAGTCGCGCAGCCCCTCGAACCACTCCGCCTTCGCGTACCAGGTGTTCATCACTTCGTCCTCGAACCGAAGGACGGTCGCTTCGACCCGGCTCGGTTCCCACTCGCTCTCCGTCTCCAAATCGATGAAGGCGTTCAGTACCTTCCCCATCTCCATGTGGTTGACCTCCTCGCCCGGATACGCGGTGATGTAGGACAGTTCGACGGGGTCGACGGCCCCGATGTCGTGGACGTCGACGCCGAAGTTTCGCAGTTCCTCCTCGAGTTCGGATTCGTCCATCGTACTCGACGTTGCACCCCGGCGATCAAAACCCTTGCCGGACCGGCGATGGACGCCCCGTCGTTCGGCGTAACGGGGCAACAAAAAGGACGGTCGTCAGTTCGTGCTCGGCTTCGGTCCGAGGCCGCCGCGGTCGATCATCGGGATCATCGTCTCCGGCTCCGGCGTCGGTTCCGGCGCCGGTCGGTCCCGCCGGCCGTCGGTCGTCGGGCCACTTCCCGACCGGGGCTGCAGGGGGATGACGGGGTCGATGGTGATTGTGGAACGGTTCTCGGGGGTCGTGCGTCGGGACGTGCTCATTGGATTAGGTCGTATGCTGGATCGGTTGTGGAACTGCACTGCGTCATCGGACCACGATCAGCATACGAGTGCGACGCGTTGCATCGTAACTGGCCCAAAGCGCCCATCGGTAATAAACCTTCATGATCGTTACTGCCAGATACCGTGGTACCGAATGCCACGCCTCGGGGCGGCTCGTCGGTATCTTGAATGCCCTCGGTCGCTTCCGTCCGCCGAAGACGTGCCTCCTCTGGGACCCTCGCCGTTCGGCGCGACGGTGACGACGCCGGTGCCGGCCGTGGCCGGGTCGGTTCCGGTGACGACCGACGCTCTCGTCGTCTTCGGCGTCGTCGCCCTCGCCTTCGTGTTGTTCGTGACGGAACTGCTCCCCATCGACGTGACGGCCATCCTCATCATGGTCGTGCTGATGCTCTTCGGTCCCGACGGGGTGGCGAATTTCACCCGCATCTCCGCTACGGAAGGTGTTTCGGGCTTTTCCAACCCCGCGACGATCACCGTCCTCGCGATGCTCATCCTGAGTTCGGGCATCAGCCGCACGGGCCTCGTCCAGATTCTCGGCCGGAAGATGGCCGCCTTCGCCGGTGACGACCGCAACCGCCAGCTACTCGCCACCATCGGCGTCGCCGGTCCCGTCTCCGGGTTCATCAACAACACGCCCGTCGTCGCCATCCTCGTCCCCGTCATCACCGACCTCGCACACGCGGGCAAGACGTCGCCGTCCAAACTCCTCCTTCCGCTCTCGTACGCCTCCATGTTCGGTGGGATGCTCACCTTGATCGGCACCTCGACGAACATCCTCGCGAGCGACGTGTCGGCCCGGCTGCTCGGCCACCCCTTCTCCATGTTCGAGTTCACGTCGCTCGGCGTCGTCGTCCTCGTCGCCGGTAGCCTCTATCTCGTGACGGTCGGCCATCGCCTCCTCCCCGAACGCGTCCCGTAGAGGACGACTACGTCCAGGAGTACGCCATCGAGGAGTACCTGACCGAAGTCGTCGTCGAACCCGACTCGCCGCTCGTCGGCAAGACTGTCGGCACCGCCATCCACCACGTCGACTTCGACGCCGACATCCTCCAGGTCGTCCGCGACGGCGACGAGTTCATCGAACCGCTCGGCCAGTTGACGATCCGTTCGGGCGACGTGCTCCGGCTCCGGGCCGACCGCGACACGCTCGGGCGACTCGTCGAGCGGGATACGCTCACGCTCACCGGCCGCCCGCCACAAACGGGCGCGGAACTCGAACCCGAGTCCGAGACGGCCCAGACCCTCGTCGAAGTCGTCATTCCCCGGGGCTCTTTCCTCACGGGCAAGTCGCTCGCGAGTTCGACGTTCCGCCAGCGTTACGACGCGAACGTCCTCGCCTTCCGGAGCCGCGGCGAAACCGTCCGCGACCACATGGACCGCCGTCGCATCCGCGCTGGCGACACCCTCCTCATCCAGGCGGCGCCGGACAGTATCGACCGCCTCTCCGACAACGAAGACTTCATCGTCGCTCACGAACCCGACGAACCCCACTACCGGACGGAGAAGATTCCCCACGCCGTCGGCATCATGCTCGGCGTCGTCGGCGTCGCCGCCGTCCCGTGGTCGTCGGTCGGGGCTGCGCTCGCCGGTGCCACCGGCGTCGGCGCCTTCACCGCGCTCGGCGCGCTCTCCCTGCCCATCCTCGTCACCGCGCTCGCGGGCGTCGTTGCCATGGTCGCGACGGGCGTCCTCGCCCCGACCGAGCTCTACGACGCCGTCGAGTGGGACGTGATCTTCCTCCTGGCCGGCGTCATCCCGCTCGGCATCGCGCTCGAACAGACCGGCGGCGCCGACGTCCTCGGTGCCCTCGTCGCCGCCACCGGCACCGTTCTCCCCGCCGTCGGCGTCCTCTGGGTGTTCTACCTCGCCACCGGCCTCATCACCGCCGTCATCTCGAACAACGCGAGCGTCGTGTTGATGCTCCCCGTCGCCGTCGAGGCGGCGACCCGCATCGGCGCCGACCCGTTCGCGTTCGTCCTCGCGGTCACCTTCGCCGCGTCCACCGCCTTCATGACCCCCGTCGGCTACCAGACCAACCTCTTCGTCTACGGCCCCGGCGGCTACAAGTTCGTCGACTACGTCCGGGTCGGTGCGCCGCTCCAACTGTTTCTCTCCGTCGTCACCGTCGCCGGCATCGCCGTGTTGTGGGGGGTGTAGCCCGCCGGACGCTTTCGGCCGCGCCGCTCGTGCGCCCGCCCCGTCCGCGAGGAACCACGAGCCGACGAGTACGCGGTCGTACCCTCCCGTCACCGCACCCCGTCCGCGGCCGCGACCAGCCGTTCGACGCGTTCGACCGATACCGGGTTGGACGCGTCGCCCGCCATCTTGAGCGCGCTGCCGACGACGACGCCGTCGGCGACGGCGAGCGTCTCCCCGACCGTCTCCGCCGTCACGCCACTTCCCACGAACACGGGCGTGTCGAGGCCCGCGTCGTCGCGGACCGCCGCTGCCTGCCGGACGGTCCCGAGGTCCGCCGCCTGCCCCGTCCCCGCTCCGGTCACGATCACGCCGTCCGCGAGCCCGCGCTCGGTCGCCTCGCCGAGGCGGTCGACCGCCGATCCCCCGCTCCCGAGCGGTGTCGAGTGTTTCACGTCCACGTCCGCGAGCACGCACACGTCGGCGTCGAGGCGGTCCCGCAGGCGCATCGTCTCGTGGGCCCGTCCCTCCACCAGTCCTTGATCGGCGACCCGCGCACCGACGTGGACGTTGACGCGGACGAAGGCGGCGCCCGTCGCGGCCGCCACGGCCACCGCGCCCGGGCCGTCGTTGCGGAGGACGTTCACGCCGACCGGCCGATCGGTCGCCGCTCGGACCGTCCCCACGAGCGCCGTCAACTCCGCGACGACGTGTCGCGGGACCGAGTCGGGGTAGAACGGTGCGTCGCCGAAGTTCTCGATCATCAGGGCGTCGACGCCGCCCGCGTCCAGACGCCGGGTGTCCCGGCGCGCGGCCGCGTGGACCGCTTCACGCCCCCCCGCGTCGTCGTAGCCCGGGGCGCCGGGGAGTGCCGGCAGATGCACCATCCCGACGACCGGTCGCTCGGCGCCGAAGACGGCTTCGGTGTCCACGCTACACCAACCCCGCCGGCTCCGCGTCCAGAACGTCCCACTCGTGGCCCGGCAGGAGGCGGTCCGCGCGGTCGAGCACCTCGGCCGCGCTCTCCCACCACGCGAGGTCGTCCATCGGCAACCCCGGTACCGGGGTGCCGTCGTCGGGCACGTTCTCGAACGTCTGGACCGCGTCGACGGCGACGACCGTCGTCCCGTCGCTCTCCTCGACCGCCACCGACTGGTGGCCGACCGTGTGTCCGGGCGTCGGGAACGCGGTGACGCCCGGGCAGAGCTCCGTCTCCCCTCGCAGCGGCGTCAGGTCGACCGGCAGCCACGGCGGCTCCCGCCCCAGCGATTTGGCCTCGTAGCGGTCCGCGTGCATCGGATACGGCGCGACGGCGTACGCGAGTTCCTCCCGCTGGACGTACACGTCGACGCCGGCGGCGTCGAAGGGGCCGAGGGCGTAACAGTGATCCCAGTCTAAGTGACTGAGGACGACGGCGTCGACATCGCCGGGCGCGTACCCCTCCTCGCAGAGGATCGCGTCGACGTCCTGTCCCGGCTCGCGGTGACACTCGTAGCTCGGATGCAACTCGGCCATCCGGTCGACGGGACCGAACCCCGTGTCGACGAGGATGGTGTCGTCGCCCTCGATCAGGGAGACGATCGAGGGCGCCTCCACGACGCCCTCGGCGCCGGCGACGAGGAGGCCCGCGTCGACGACGAAGGAGCCACAGCAGTGCGGAGTGACGGTGGGTGACACGTACGTCGCTGACGCGGGCGGGGTGATAAATCCCGAGGCCGCCTCACGCCTCGGGGAGGCGCACGTCGACCGCGTTGCCACCCCACTCGCTCGTCGAGAACAACAGTTCGCCGCCGAACGCGTCCGCCGTCAACCTGACCAGCCACAGACCGAGCCCGCTCGCGTGCTGGATCGGCGTGATTTCCGCGTCCCCGGTCACGACCGCTCGCTCCGCCTCGGGAATGATCGGTCCATCGTCCTTGACCCGGAGGCGAACCCACCCGTCGGCGTCGTCGGCAGCGACCACCACCCCTACCCGTGGCGTCTCCGCCGGATTGTGCTCGATGGCGTTGTCGACCAGACTGTCGAGCGCGAGTTCGAGCCGTTCGTTCGCGCTGACCCACATCGCGTCCGGCCCTTCCAGTTCGATGTCGGCCGTCGGCGACGACTGCGCGTGGGATCGGACGACGGACCGCGCGAGACGCACGCAGTCGACGCTTTCGTCGCTCGCCGCCGGATTCGCCCTCGACAACACCCGGACGATGTCGCCCGCCTCCCGCGTCAACCGCTCGAGTCGGCTCGCGGCCTCCCGAATCGCTGCGGCGCTCTCCCCCGCCTCGTCGTCGGCGTCGTCCAACTGGCCGGCTAATCTGGCCGCGTTTCCGATCACCACGTTCGCCTCGTTCCGGAGGTTGTGCCGAAGGACGCGGTTCAACACCCGCAGTCGCCGCTGGTGCTGGGTTATGTCGGTCAGGTCCGTGTAGACGGCGAAGCCGTCGGTGCGCACCGTGCCGTCCTCGTACGGGACGCCCCGGTAGAGGAACTCGCGGAGACCGCTGGCCGTCTCGCGTGTCACGCGGCGGTAGTTGACTTCCCCGGTCGCGGTTCGCTCGTCGAGTTCCCTCGCCTCGTCCCGCTTCCACTCGGGGACGATCAACCGGTTGAGCGGTTCGTCCCGCAGCGCCGCCCGCTCGTAGCCGAAGTCGTCGACGAACGCCTCGTTGACTTCTCTCACGATCGGTTCCCCGTCGACCAGTTCGAACTCGACGACCGCGTCCCGAATGTGCCTGACGAGGTGGCGGTACCGCGTCGCTTCGCCGCCCTCCGGGGTGTCGTGTTCGTCCATCTCCGTCGTCAGCCAGTGAGCCGTACGCGGAGGGTATGGGTATAGGTTTGGGTGGACGTACGAGCAACTATGTCCGATACGTATGAGCGTACGTGTACCGCGGCCGAAAGAAACATCCGGTACGGTTCGACGGAAACGAAAAGCCCGACCGAATGCGGATCGTATGCTACTCGCCGCCGAACATCTGGCGCATCACCGGATGCATCTCCATCAACTGCTCTTCGGCGATCTCCTCGTACAGTTTGTACGTGATGGAGACGGTGAGCAGGAGGCCGGTTCCGGAGACCTGTCCGATGGTACCGAGCATGTTGGCGCCGACGGCGAGCAAGCCGACGAGCGCGCCGCCGATGACGGTCACCTGCGGGATGTAGCGTTCCATGACCTTCTCGATGACCTGGGGGTTACGCCGGAAGCCGGGGATCTGCATCCCGGAGTTCTGGATCTGCTGAGCGGTCGCCTCCGGGCCCATCCCGGTGGTCTCCACCCAGAAGATGGCGAAGATGGCACCCCCGATGACCATGATGAACAGGTCTAAGCCCACCCGAATCACGATCTGCCACGGCTCGGCGGCGGTGCCGGCGAGCCACCACATCCAGTCGTTGCGGGTCTGGATGGGCGCCAAGTAGTAGAACAGCCCGGCGGTGGGCTGGCCGTTGCTGTACTGCCCGAGCCACGCGGGCATCGCACTCCACGTGCTGTTGAGGATGCGCCCGGCGAACTGGATGTTCGCCTGCAGGGCGCGCACGAGGATCATTGGCAGGACGCTGGCGTAGATGAGCTTCACCGGGAACCGACCGCGGGCGCCCTTGACGCGGGCGTGCGAGAGGGGGATCTCGACGCGAACGCTCTCGGCGTAAACGACGATTGCGAAGATGAGCACCGTCGTCACGAGCGCGAGCAACTGCCCCTGACCCAGCAGAAGCGCCTGCAGCCCCTGTGCGGTCAGCGGCGACGCGATCTCCTGGGCACCGGTCAGGATGGCGAACCACGTCGGGAAGAAGCCGGGCGTGCCGCCCAGCCCCTCCCACGCGAACAGCCCACCGACGAGTTGTTGACTCACGCCGGCGATGATGAACAGCCCGACGCCGGAGCCGACGCCCCACTTGCTGACGATTTCGTCCATGAACAGGATGAGGATACCGCCGACGGCGATCTGGACGAACAGCAGGGTCTGGACGCCGCCGAGGCCGATCCCCAGGGACTGTCCGACCGCGGGGTCGGCCGGAAGGAAGTTACCCGCAAAGACCATCGGCAGCCCCGTCAGACAGATCATCACGACCACCAGCAGCTTCTGGAGGCCCTGATACAGCACCTGATCGCGGGGGTCGTCGGTGTCGAGACCGAGCAGGTCGGCCCCGCCGAGCAGCTGCAGGACGATGCTCGCCGTGACGATTGGCCCGATCCCCAACTGGAGGATCGAGCCCTGCGACCCGGCCAGGATCGACCGGAAGCGACCGAACAGGTCGCTCTGTGTGCCCGCGTCCAGCCCGAACAGCTGGACGTTCGTCAGGAAAAAATACAACACGAGGACGCCCGCGGTCCAGCCGAGCTTCCGCCGGAAGGGGACGTGCCCCTCCGGCCGCGTGACTGAGGGCATCCGCGTCAGCACCGGTTCGGCGGTCTCCTTCCATCCCATGGGTTTACTCCTCGTCCGACTCCTCGGCGTCGTCGGCTTCCGCGGCCTCCTCGGCCGCCGCCTCACCGCGCTCGGAGAGGTCGGCGCTGCCGCCGGCCGATTCGATCTTTTCGACCGCGCTCGCGGTGAACGCGTCGGCGACGACCGACAGTTCGTTTCGAACCTGACCGTCTCCGAGCACCTTCACCACGTCGGCGTCGTAGCCGTCGTCGGCCACGTCGCGGGCGTCGATCAGGTAGCCGTCGTCGGCCTCCTCCGCCAGACCCTCGGCGACGTAGAGAACGGCGTTCTCGTCGAGTTCCTGTACGGTGACCTCGACGACGTCGTCCTGCGCGCTCTCGGGGCGGGTGAAGCCGTGTTTGCCGATCGGTTCGTAGTTGTGGAACTCGTGTTTGGACCGGCCCGCGCGGCCACGGCCGCCTCGGTGACCGGCACCGCGCCTGTTCTTGTGCGTACCGCCACCGTGCGTCCGGGAGCCGCGCTGGCGCTTTTTCTTGTTCGTCATCGCATGGCCTCCAACAGTCGGTCGATCTCCGCGGTCGAGTGCTTGCCGAGCTGCCCGCCCTCGACCGTCGGGTGTTTGACGCCGTCGTGGCCGCCACGCGGCGGGTGGAGCCGGATCGACGGGGAGAGTCCCTCTTCGCGGAGCGTCGTCTCCTCGTCGACCAGCGCCGCCGCCAGTTCGTCCACGTCGGCGTAGTCGGTGTGTTCGGCGACCCACTCGTCGCCGACGTCGGCCGACCCTTCGAGGGGTTCGGCACGCCGGCGGACGAGCGCCGCGACCACGTCCGCCGACGGTTCGCCGTGGGCGACGTAGTCGTTCACCTTCGTGATCATGCCGCGGTAGGTGTCCGTCTCGGGCACCAGCGTACACTGGTTGACGGCGTGCAGGTTGAGCATGGAGAGCGTATCCTGCACGTCGCCGGAGATGTTCACCTCGCCGCGGATCTGGACGAGCGCCTTCATCACTCGTTCACCTCGGTTTCGGCCTGTTTGCGGCGCGCCCGGCGCGGCGTCCGCGACTGCGACGCGCTCTGGAGCGCGTTGTACGTCGCCTTCGCGAGGTTGACGGTCGTCCGGGTGTTGCCCGTCGACTTCGTCCAAGCGTCCTGGACGCCCGCGAGTTCGAGGATGTTCCGCACGGTCGGTGCGGCCGCCAGCCCCAACCCCTGTGGAGCGGGGATGATCTCGACCGTCACCGAGCCGGCCTTCCCCGTCGCCTTCCGGGTCAGGGAGTTGACGCCGCCGGCGCGGTCCTCCCAGGACCCCGACCCGCGGTCGACCTCGATGATGTTCAGTTTCGCCACGTCGATGGCCTTCTGGATGGCGGAGCCGACCTGATCGTCGCGGGCCTCGGCGTAGCCGAGGTAGCCGTCGCGGTTCCCCACCGCGACGACACACCGGAACTTCACCCGGCGCCCGGAGTCGGTCATCCGCTGGACCATGTTGATGTCCAGCACCTCGTCGTCCAGCCCCGGGAGGAGCTGGTCGACGATTTCGGCCTCTTTCAGCGGGAGGCCGGATTCGAGGGCCGCCTTCATCGACGAGATGTCGCCGTCCTGTACCTTGCGGCCGAGCCGCGTGCGCGGTTCCCAGCCGTCGCCGTAATCGTTACTGCTCATTGTCCTCCATCAGTCGTTCGCGCACTTCGTCGAAGTGCTCGGGGAGCTCCGTCGCGTCGAAGTCGCCGCCGTACAGCGGTTCGTCCAGCTGCTCGGCGTAGTCGGCGATGTGCTCGCCGCGATTGCGCGACCAGTCCGCGAGGACGCTCTCGCTGTGCGGGATTTCGAGTCCCGCGTCGATTGCGCCTTCCTGTACTGCGAACACCTTGTTTCCGGGCGTCGCCGTGTTGAGACCGATGTCGAGGACGGCCTCCGTGAGGCCGGCGTCGAGCGCGCGGATCCCCGCGAGATACCCCGTGAGGTACGCGCTGGGGAGGTTGCCCGTCGGGGCGTCCCAGCCGTACTCCGCGAGGTCCTCGGAGGAGGCGGCCGCGTGCGTCTCGTCACCGCTCGGACCGGGGGTGATCAGCTGCGCCCTGACGTGCCGGTTGCTCACGCGAGCGACCAGGCGGGGCTTGCCGGATTTCAGCAGGCGCAACCTCTGGTGGTAGTCGGTTCGGTCCTCGCGGCGGCGCCGCATCGGGACCTTGTATCGTGGGCCTGTTGCCATCAGTCGTTCACCTCCACGTCTACGTCGTAGTTGTTCTGGATGTACGCTTCGAGTCGTGCCACGCTGTCGAACTCGCCGCCGCCAGCCTTGTTGTAGAGCTCGCGGTACTGCGTTCGGTCGAGCGGGCCGTCGTCGCGCAACTCGCGCAGCCGACGCCGCTGGGCGCGGATGCGACTCGTCCAGTTCTCCTTCTCGTTCTCGCGTGCCCCGGCGGTCCCGCGGCGGGAGCCGGCACCGGTGCGGTGGCCGTAGGCCTGCTTGTCCGCCCGTTCGCGGGCGCGACCGCGCGAGTTGTTCGAGGACCCTTTCTGCTGGATCGTGCCCTCGTCGACGAGGTCACGGATGTCCTCGCGGGTGATCGCGTCCGCGATTTCGCTCTGGGCCTCGGGGTCGAACCACACGCGGTCTTTGCCCACGTCGAGCACGTCGGCCGCGAGCCGTTTCTGTGCGCTCAGATCCGTCATGCTTCTTCCTCCACTTCGACTTCGACGTACGTCGGGTTGAGGACGCGAATCTCGCGGTCCTCACAGGCGTCCTCGATGCGCTCGCGCTTGCGCGCGCCCACGCCGCTCGCGATGCGGACGGCCTCCGTGTCGGGGTCGACCCCCTCAACGTCGTCCGTGTTGTGGACGCGGACCTCCTCGAAGCCGCTGGGGTGCAGGCCGCGCGCGGCCGTCGGCGAGCGGTAACCCGCCTCGACGGTCGCGCCCTTGCCCTTGATCCCGCGGCGCTGTTTCGAGAGGTTCCCCCGCGGCTGTCGCCACGAAGTCGGGGTGCGCTTTTTCTTGTGGTAGTCCTGCCGGTTGAACTGCGGTTTGCCCTCCCGGCGCTTCTGGACGAGCGCGCGAGCCGCCTCGTCGTCGAGGTCCGGGGTCTTGTCGGCGTGGCCGCGGGGACGGAGCTCCGTCTCCACTTCCTCCGTCTCCTCGACTTCCGCCGGCTCCTCCTCTTCGACTTCGGCTTCGGTCTCCTCGCTGACTTCGAGGCCACCGACGTCGGCTTTGATACGCGCGGCGAGCGCGTTGCCGATGCCCTCGATGTCGGCCAGTTCGGACTGGCTCGCGGCCTTGAGGTCCTCGACGGACTCGTAGCCGACCTCGCGGAGCGCCTCCGCCTTCGACGGCCCGACGCCGCCGATGTCTTCGATCTCTTGGATATCGTCGTCTGCGCTCATCTACGCCCCACCTCGCGGTTTCTGGGTGATGTAGACGCCGTCCTGGAAGACGCGGGTGTCCTTGTCGTTGACGCGGGTCAACTGTTCGATGTCGGCGGCGGTCTGGCCGACCGCCTCCTTGTCGGGGCCGGAGAGGGTGATCTCCTCGCCGTCGACCTGTACCTCCGTGTCGCCGCGGACCGGAACCGTCCGCGGCGCGCGTTCGCCGAGGAAGTTCTCGATGACGACTTCGTCGCCCTCGACGGTGACCTGCATCGGGAAGTGAGCGTAGAAGATCTCCATCTCGTACACCCAGCCCTCGGTCACGCCGTAGAACATGTTCTCGACGTGGCTCTCGAAGGTGCCGAGCGTCGCGCGCGTGTTAGCGTCGTCGGCTTCGCTCTCGATCACCACGTGGTCGTCCACCACCGTGACCGACACGTCGGGGTACCAGAGGCGTCGCGTGACGCTTCCGTTCGGCCCCTCGACGGTCAGATCGAGGTGGTCTTTCTCGGCGGACACGTCGTCCGGAATCTCGAGTTCTGTTCGGTTCATTGTTAGTAGACGTACGCGATCACCTGGCCACCGATGCCCTGTTCGCGGGCCTCGTAGTGGCTCATGACGCCGTGACTGGTCGTGACGACGAGTGCCCCGTAGTCGCGGGCGGGGAGATACCGCTTCTCCCACTTTTCGAACTCGTCGGCGCCCGCGGAGTAGCGGGGCTTGACGACGCCACACTGGTTGATCGCACCTTTCAGTTCGATCTCGAAGCGACCGGACTTGCCGTCGTCGACGAACTCGAATCCGTCGATGTACCCGCGGTCGTAGAAGACCTCGAGTACCGAGCCGATCACGTTCGAGGCGGGCTGTACCGTGTGGGACAGATGTCCCACGCTCTCGGCGTTGTCGAGCCCCGAGAGCGCGTTCGAGAGGGGGTCGTTCCCTGCCATTGTTATCGGTACTTCTTGAACCCCATGTCGCGCGCGACCTCTCGGAAGCACTGTCGACACAGGAAGATGTCGTACTTGCCGACGAGCCCCTGCTTGCGGCCACACCGACGACACTGGTGGCGGTCGTCGGTCCGCGGCGAGGCGTGCTCACCGGTCACGTCGCGTTCGTCCTGTGATTCACTTTCGCTCATTGCGTGACCTCCACGTCGAAGTTGGCCTCGATGAACGCGACCGCGTCGTCGGCGTTCAGTCGGTGGGCCGACGGAATCGACCGGGACACCTTGTCGCGCTTGGCGACGCGGTAGCCCGGCCGAACCAGATTGACCGTCACGTCGAGCCCGTAGATGCCGATGTTCGGATCGTACTCCTGGCTCGGGAACGCGGTGTGTTCCTCGACGCCGAAGCTGAAGTTGCCGGTCTCGTCGAACTGCGACGCCGCGAGGTCGACCAGCGGGAGCGCGGTGTCGAGGAAGTCCGCGGCGTCCGCACCGCGGAGGGTCACCTTCG from Haloplanus salinus encodes:
- a CDS encoding alpha/beta hydrolase; this translates as MPVTATRPRRRFDVATTTLAFESGGRTCRGRLYRPDRPATPPVLVLGADFAAEGSFGYRRYAERFARAGYAAFVFDYRAVGESDGEPRNLVDPAGQVADWNAAVDRVRTLGGERRRVVPWGFGLGGGHAVRVAANRPVAAVVAVAPLLDGRAFARARPPRYLARAVGAGLRDRLGAPLGRTHAVPVVGGHDEFGALPRPTGDAYLDAVPPESDWRNETPARGLLSLFRYRPIEDAARVTAPTFLLAVSDDDVAAPGVVADAADRIEGSTFLRLPGGHVDPLGPAFETAAAHQRTFLDGVFADR
- a CDS encoding BtpA/SgcQ family protein, which codes for MDTEAVFGAERPVVGMVHLPALPGAPGYDDAGGREAVHAAARRDTRRLDAGGVDALMIENFGDAPFYPDSVPRHVVAELTALVGTVRAATDRPVGVNVLRNDGPGAVAVAAATGAAFVRVNVHVGARVADQGLVEGRAHETMRLRDRLDADVCVLADVDVKHSTPLGSGGSAVDRLGEATERGLADGVIVTGAGTGQAADLGTVRQAAAVRDDAGLDTPVFVGSGVTAETVGETLAVADGVVVGSALKMAGDASNPVSVERVERLVAAADGVR
- a CDS encoding N-acyl homoserine lactonase family protein; the protein is MSPTVTPHCCGSFVVDAGLLVAGAEGVVEAPSIVSLIEGDDTILVDTGFGPVDRMAELHPSYECHREPGQDVDAILCEEGYAPGDVDAVVLSHLDWDHCYALGPFDAAGVDVYVQREELAYAVAPYPMHADRYEAKSLGREPPWLPVDLTPLRGETELCPGVTAFPTPGHTVGHQSVAVEESDGTTVVAVDAVQTFENVPDDGTPVPGLPMDDLAWWESAAEVLDRADRLLPGHEWDVLDAEPAGLV
- a CDS encoding PAS domain-containing sensor histidine kinase, whose product is MDEHDTPEGGEATRYRHLVRHIRDAVVEFELVDGEPIVREVNEAFVDDFGYERAALRDEPLNRLIVPEWKRDEARELDERTATGEVNYRRVTRETASGLREFLYRGVPYEDGTVRTDGFAVYTDLTDITQHQRRLRVLNRVLRHNLRNEANVVIGNAARLAGQLDDADDEAGESAAAIREAASRLERLTREAGDIVRVLSRANPAASDESVDCVRLARSVVRSHAQSSPTADIELEGPDAMWVSANERLELALDSLVDNAIEHNPAETPRVGVVVAADDADGWVRLRVKDDGPIIPEAERAVVTGDAEITPIQHASGLGLWLVRLTADAFGGELLFSTSEWGGNAVDVRLPEA
- the secY gene encoding preprotein translocase subunit SecY, whose amino-acid sequence is MGWKETAEPVLTRMPSVTRPEGHVPFRRKLGWTAGVLVLYFFLTNVQLFGLDAGTQSDLFGRFRSILAGSQGSILQLGIGPIVTASIVLQLLGGADLLGLDTDDPRDQVLYQGLQKLLVVVMICLTGLPMVFAGNFLPADPAVGQSLGIGLGGVQTLLFVQIAVGGILILFMDEIVSKWGVGSGVGLFIIAGVSQQLVGGLFAWEGLGGTPGFFPTWFAILTGAQEIASPLTAQGLQALLLGQGQLLALVTTVLIFAIVVYAESVRVEIPLSHARVKGARGRFPVKLIYASVLPMILVRALQANIQFAGRILNSTWSAMPAWLGQYSNGQPTAGLFYYLAPIQTRNDWMWWLAGTAAEPWQIVIRVGLDLFIMVIGGAIFAIFWVETTGMGPEATAQQIQNSGMQIPGFRRNPQVIEKVMERYIPQVTVIGGALVGLLAVGANMLGTIGQVSGTGLLLTVSITYKLYEEIAEEQLMEMHPVMRQMFGGE
- a CDS encoding uL15m family ribosomal protein; translated protein: MTNKKKRQRGSRTHGGGTHKNRRGAGHRGGRGRAGRSKHEFHNYEPIGKHGFTRPESAQDDVVEVTVQELDENAVLYVAEGLAEEADDGYLIDARDVADDGYDADVVKVLGDGQVRNELSVVADAFTASAVEKIESAGGSADLSERGEAAAEEAAEADDAEESDEE
- the rpmD gene encoding 50S ribosomal protein L30; amino-acid sequence: MKALVQIRGEVNISGDVQDTLSMLNLHAVNQCTLVPETDTYRGMITKVNDYVAHGEPSADVVAALVRRRAEPLEGSADVGDEWVAEHTDYADVDELAAALVDEETTLREEGLSPSIRLHPPRGGHDGVKHPTVEGGQLGKHSTAEIDRLLEAMR
- a CDS encoding 30S ribosomal protein S5; the protein is MSSNDYGDGWEPRTRLGRKVQDGDISSMKAALESGLPLKEAEIVDQLLPGLDDEVLDINMVQRMTDSGRRVKFRCVVAVGNRDGYLGYAEARDDQVGSAIQKAIDVAKLNIIEVDRGSGSWEDRAGGVNSLTRKATGKAGSVTVEIIPAPQGLGLAAAPTVRNILELAGVQDAWTKSTGNTRTTVNLAKATYNALQSASQSRTPRRARRKQAETEVNE
- a CDS encoding 50S ribosomal protein L18, whose product is MATGPRYKVPMRRRREDRTDYHQRLRLLKSGKPRLVARVSNRHVRAQLITPGPSGDETHAAASSEDLAEYGWDAPTGNLPSAYLTGYLAGIRALDAGLTEAVLDIGLNTATPGNKVFAVQEGAIDAGLEIPHSESVLADWSRNRGEHIADYAEQLDEPLYGGDFDATELPEHFDEVRERLMEDNEQ
- a CDS encoding 50S ribosomal protein L19e translates to MTDLSAQKRLAADVLDVGKDRVWFDPEAQSEIADAITREDIRDLVDEGTIQQKGSSNNSRGRARERADKQAYGHRTGAGSRRGTAGARENEKENWTSRIRAQRRRLRELRDDGPLDRTQYRELYNKAGGGEFDSVARLEAYIQNNYDVDVEVND
- a CDS encoding 50S ribosomal protein L32e, translated to MSADDDIQEIEDIGGVGPSKAEALREVGYESVEDLKAASQSELADIEGIGNALAARIKADVGGLEVSEETEAEVEEEEPAEVEETEEVETELRPRGHADKTPDLDDEAARALVQKRREGKPQFNRQDYHKKKRTPTSWRQPRGNLSKQRRGIKGKGATVEAGYRSPTAARGLHPSGFEEVRVHNTDDVEGVDPDTEAVRIASGVGARKRERIEDACEDREIRVLNPTYVEVEVEEEA